A genome region from Ottowia testudinis includes the following:
- a CDS encoding serine/threonine protein kinase codes for MSKPKPAALPPDTVIGGYRVVRKISAGGFGVVYLAVDKEGQQVAIKEYLPSALTMRDVGALVPQVAPEKLSLYRLGLKSFFEEGRALAQIAHPSVVSVLNFFRQNETVYMVMNYLEGATLQDFIVTARDLKKQKVFRESTIRSLFDEILRGLRIVHQHKMLHLDLKPANIFITDDNKAVMIDFGAAREVLNKEGNFTRPMYTPGFAAPEMYRRDSTMGPWTDIYAIGACIYSCMQGYPPNDAPQRLEKDRLALSLTRMRGVYSDNLIEVVEWCMSLDPLSRPQSVFALQKELSREGERQYTKLSVGEKVRLQFDNMVTDTKKNLKRATRFGKT; via the coding sequence ATGTCAAAGCCCAAACCCGCAGCCCTGCCGCCCGATACAGTGATCGGCGGGTATCGCGTGGTGCGCAAGATTTCGGCCGGCGGTTTTGGCGTGGTGTATCTCGCGGTCGACAAGGAAGGCCAACAGGTTGCCATCAAGGAGTATCTGCCGTCGGCGCTGACCATGCGCGACGTTGGCGCGCTGGTGCCGCAGGTGGCGCCGGAGAAACTCTCGCTCTATCGCCTGGGGCTCAAGAGCTTCTTTGAAGAAGGCCGGGCGCTGGCGCAGATCGCCCACCCGTCGGTGGTGAGCGTGCTGAACTTCTTCCGCCAGAACGAAACCGTGTACATGGTGATGAACTACCTGGAGGGCGCGACCCTGCAGGATTTCATCGTCACCGCGCGCGATCTGAAGAAGCAGAAGGTGTTCCGCGAATCCACCATCCGCTCGCTGTTCGACGAGATCCTGCGCGGGCTGCGCATCGTGCACCAGCACAAGATGCTGCACCTCGATTTGAAGCCCGCCAACATCTTCATCACCGACGACAACAAGGCCGTGATGATCGACTTCGGCGCCGCGCGCGAGGTGCTGAACAAAGAGGGCAATTTCACCCGCCCCATGTACACCCCCGGCTTTGCCGCGCCCGAAATGTACCGGCGCGATTCCACCATGGGGCCGTGGACCGACATCTACGCCATCGGCGCCTGCATCTATTCGTGCATGCAGGGCTATCCGCCCAACGACGCGCCGCAACGGCTTGAAAAGGACCGCCTGGCGCTGTCGCTGACGCGCATGCGCGGCGTCTATTCCGACAACCTGATCGAGGTGGTCGAGTGGTGCATGTCGCTCGATCCGCTGTCGCGCCCGCAATCGGTGTTCGCGCTGCAGAAGGAGCTCAGCCGCGAGGGCGAGCGGCAGTACACCAAGCTGTCGGTGGGCGAGAAGGTGCGCCTGCAGTTCGACAACATGGTGACCGACACGAAGAAAAACCTGAAGCGCGCCACCCGCTTCGGCAAGACTTGA
- a CDS encoding YicC/YloC family endoribonuclease, producing MSVYSMTGYASGQQALAAGAEDAPSWKNAHHRLGLELRSVNSRFLDLGFRLSDDLRQHEPALRALLNQRLKRGKVELRAYLQSQGDDTVADPPPRLLQRLASVQDQVRVWLPDAAGLSVADVLRVAGGGEPMDDERTADALFALAKTVLDDFVAAREREGERLVQLIRERVAQLRKLAAAAAPLVPEAVQAQKQRFLARWQEALTAGGPQVAPEAAQDRALAEATAFAIRIDVAEELGRLTAHLDEIDAVLKKGGEVGKRLDFLIQELHREANTLGSKSAALELTRISVDMKVLIEQMREQVQNIE from the coding sequence ATGTCAGTTTACAGTATGACCGGTTACGCCAGCGGGCAGCAGGCGTTGGCAGCTGGCGCGGAAGACGCACCGTCGTGGAAGAATGCCCACCACCGCCTGGGCTTGGAGTTGCGCTCGGTCAACAGCCGGTTTCTCGACCTCGGGTTTCGCCTCTCCGACGATCTGCGGCAGCACGAACCGGCGCTGCGCGCCCTGTTGAACCAACGCCTCAAGCGCGGCAAGGTTGAATTGCGCGCCTATCTGCAAAGTCAGGGCGACGACACCGTGGCCGATCCACCACCCCGCCTGCTGCAGCGCTTGGCCTCGGTGCAGGATCAGGTGCGCGTGTGGTTGCCCGATGCCGCTGGCTTGTCGGTGGCCGATGTGCTGCGCGTGGCCGGTGGCGGCGAGCCGATGGACGACGAGCGCACGGCTGACGCCCTATTCGCATTGGCCAAGACCGTGCTGGACGATTTCGTTGCCGCGCGCGAGCGCGAGGGCGAGCGACTGGTGCAGTTGATCCGCGAACGCGTGGCGCAACTTCGCAAGCTGGCCGCCGCCGCCGCGCCGCTGGTGCCCGAAGCCGTGCAGGCACAGAAACAGCGCTTTCTGGCGCGCTGGCAAGAGGCGCTGACCGCTGGCGGCCCCCAGGTCGCGCCCGAAGCCGCGCAGGATCGCGCCCTGGCCGAGGCCACGGCCTTCGCCATCCGCATCGACGTGGCCGAGGAGCTGGGGCGTCTGACGGCGCACCTGGACGAAATCGACGCCGTGCTGAAAAAAGGCGGCGAAGTCGGCAAGCGGCTCGATTTTCTGATTCAGGAATTGCACCGCGAAGCCAACACCTTGGGCAGCAAATCCGCCGCGCTGGAGTTGACGCGCATTTCCGTCGACATGAAGGTGCTGATCGAGCAGATGCGCGAGCAGGTGCAGAACATCGAGTAG